A stretch of Patagioenas fasciata isolate bPatFas1 chromosome 4, bPatFas1.hap1, whole genome shotgun sequence DNA encodes these proteins:
- the IRF2 gene encoding interferon regulatory factor 2 isoform X2, with amino-acid sequence MQLLPGWVKMPVERMRMRPWLEEQINSNTIPGLKWLNKEKKIFQIPWMHAARHGWDVEKDAPLFRNWAIHTGKYQSGVDKPDPKTWKANFRCAMNSLPDIEEVKDKSIKKGNNAFRVYRMLPLSERPSKKGKKTKSEKDDKFKQIKQEPVESSFGINGLNDVTSDYFLSSSIKNEVDSTVNFVVVGQPHLDGSSEEQVIVANPPDVCQVVEVTTESDEQPLSMSQLYPLQISPVSSYAESETTDSVPSDEENAEGRLHWQKKNIEGKQYLSNLGMRNTSHMLPSMATFVANKPDLQVTIKEESCPLPYNSSWPPFADIPLPQVVSTASTSSSRPDRETRASVIKKTSDITQSRVKSC; translated from the exons ATGCAA CTCCTTCCTGGGTGGGTGAAAATGCCTGTCGAAAGGATGCGGATGCGCCCCTGGCTGGAAGAGCAAATCAACTCGAACACGATACCGGGGCTGAAATGGCTAAATAAG gaGAAGAAGATTTTTCAGATTCCCTGGATGCATGCTGCAAGACATGGATGGGATGTTGAAAAAGATGCTCCCTTATTTAGAAACTGGGCGATTCATACAG GAAAATACCAGTCAGGAGTAGATAAACCAGATCCAAAGACATGGAAGGCAAACTTCCGTTGTGCTATGAACTCTCTGCCTGACATAGAAGAAGTGAAGGACAAAAGTATAAAGAAAGGAAACAATGCCTTCAGGGTGTATCGGATGCTGCCGTTGTCTGAAAGACCTTCCAAAAAAG gaaaaaaaacaaagtctgAGAAGGATGACAAGTTCAAACAAATTAAG CAAGAGCCAGTTGAATCATCTTTTGGGATTAATGGGCTAAATGATGTCACTTCTGACTATTTCCTGTCCTCCAGTATAAAAAATGAAGTTGACAGTACAGTGAATTTTGTAG TTGTAGGACAGCCGCACCTTGATGGCAGCAGTGAGGAACAGGTGATAGTTGCCAATCCTCCTGATGTGTGCCAGGTAGTAGAGGTGACAACAGAAAGCGACGAACAGCCCCTCAGCATGAGCCAGCTGTACCCCCTACAGATCTCCCCTGTCTCGTCCTATGCAG AAAGTGAAACAACCGACAGCGTTCCAAGCGATGAAGAAAATGCCGAG GGACGACTTCATTGGCAAAAGAAAAACATCGAAGGCAAACAGTATCTCAGCAATCTGGGAATGAGGAACACTTCTCATATGCTTCCCAGCATGGCAACTTTTGTAGCCAACAAGCCTGACCTCCAAGTTACCATCAAAGAGGAAAGCTGCCCGCTGCCTTACAACAGCTCCTGGCCCCCTTTTGCAGACATCCCCCTGCCACAAGTAGTGTCCACAGCCTCCACGAGCAGCAGCCGGCCAGACCGTGAGACACGGGCCAGCGTCATCAAGAAAACGTCAGACATCACCCAGTCGAGAGTCAAGAGCTGCTAA
- the IRF2 gene encoding interferon regulatory factor 2 isoform X1: MPVERMRMRPWLEEQINSNTIPGLKWLNKEKKIFQIPWMHAARHGWDVEKDAPLFRNWAIHTGKYQSGVDKPDPKTWKANFRCAMNSLPDIEEVKDKSIKKGNNAFRVYRMLPLSERPSKKGKKTKSEKDDKFKQIKQEPVESSFGINGLNDVTSDYFLSSSIKNEVDSTVNFVVVGQPHLDGSSEEQVIVANPPDVCQVVEVTTESDEQPLSMSQLYPLQISPVSSYAESETTDSVPSDEENAEGRLHWQKKNIEGKQYLSNLGMRNTSHMLPSMATFVANKPDLQVTIKEESCPLPYNSSWPPFADIPLPQVVSTASTSSSRPDRETRASVIKKTSDITQSRVKSC; the protein is encoded by the exons ATGCCTGTCGAAAGGATGCGGATGCGCCCCTGGCTGGAAGAGCAAATCAACTCGAACACGATACCGGGGCTGAAATGGCTAAATAAG gaGAAGAAGATTTTTCAGATTCCCTGGATGCATGCTGCAAGACATGGATGGGATGTTGAAAAAGATGCTCCCTTATTTAGAAACTGGGCGATTCATACAG GAAAATACCAGTCAGGAGTAGATAAACCAGATCCAAAGACATGGAAGGCAAACTTCCGTTGTGCTATGAACTCTCTGCCTGACATAGAAGAAGTGAAGGACAAAAGTATAAAGAAAGGAAACAATGCCTTCAGGGTGTATCGGATGCTGCCGTTGTCTGAAAGACCTTCCAAAAAAG gaaaaaaaacaaagtctgAGAAGGATGACAAGTTCAAACAAATTAAG CAAGAGCCAGTTGAATCATCTTTTGGGATTAATGGGCTAAATGATGTCACTTCTGACTATTTCCTGTCCTCCAGTATAAAAAATGAAGTTGACAGTACAGTGAATTTTGTAG TTGTAGGACAGCCGCACCTTGATGGCAGCAGTGAGGAACAGGTGATAGTTGCCAATCCTCCTGATGTGTGCCAGGTAGTAGAGGTGACAACAGAAAGCGACGAACAGCCCCTCAGCATGAGCCAGCTGTACCCCCTACAGATCTCCCCTGTCTCGTCCTATGCAG AAAGTGAAACAACCGACAGCGTTCCAAGCGATGAAGAAAATGCCGAG GGACGACTTCATTGGCAAAAGAAAAACATCGAAGGCAAACAGTATCTCAGCAATCTGGGAATGAGGAACACTTCTCATATGCTTCCCAGCATGGCAACTTTTGTAGCCAACAAGCCTGACCTCCAAGTTACCATCAAAGAGGAAAGCTGCCCGCTGCCTTACAACAGCTCCTGGCCCCCTTTTGCAGACATCCCCCTGCCACAAGTAGTGTCCACAGCCTCCACGAGCAGCAGCCGGCCAGACCGTGAGACACGGGCCAGCGTCATCAAGAAAACGTCAGACATCACCCAGTCGAGAGTCAAGAGCTGCTAA